A region from the Salicibibacter cibarius genome encodes:
- a CDS encoding sensor histidine kinase, which translates to MKSFYVRIVLITLSVMMISSLLAFLISNMYYQVSLKPENDAQISALAENIQQYAEHEADGAPSVYFSHVGDLGYQLVLFDENKNMSQFGSAFRDMALPEHEIENVLAGGQYHGVSEQPAGFFTTGFFNNELSNTIGVPVETTEGTGALFIRPDHQQQLGEFRIFLAVLLGLTVVLSFLFVALAARRIVKPVTSLTEATKKISDGFFDIELNVKRRDEIGQLAQHFTSMSKDLRQLEAMRQEFVSNVSHEIQSPLSTIRGITQTLQQSELEKEQKQKYLQIVEKESTRLSTLSKQLLTLSYLDNEEKIIDKHPVDIQQQLKDIMQTLRFHWQEKELYIEINGATEKAMGDANLLYQVWMNLMTNAIKYSDIGGDIHINMQRVNEMVNITIQDYGVGMKPGEVGKVFERFYKGDQARTPGNGSTGLGLAIVKKIIDLHSGEIDVESNPEEGTKVNVRLEATR; encoded by the coding sequence TTGAAAAGTTTTTATGTTCGCATCGTTCTTATTACGTTATCCGTCATGATGATCAGCAGCCTGCTCGCCTTTTTAATTAGCAATATGTATTACCAAGTTTCATTGAAACCGGAAAATGATGCGCAGATATCGGCTTTAGCCGAGAACATTCAACAGTATGCGGAGCATGAGGCAGACGGAGCTCCCTCTGTTTATTTTTCCCATGTCGGGGATTTGGGCTATCAACTCGTTTTGTTTGATGAGAATAAAAACATGAGCCAATTTGGAAGTGCGTTTCGGGATATGGCGTTACCGGAACACGAGATTGAAAATGTTCTTGCCGGCGGACAATACCATGGAGTATCCGAGCAGCCTGCAGGTTTTTTCACGACCGGTTTTTTTAATAATGAGCTAAGCAATACGATTGGCGTTCCGGTGGAAACGACAGAAGGGACTGGGGCGTTGTTTATTCGGCCGGATCATCAACAGCAACTTGGGGAATTTCGCATTTTCCTTGCCGTTTTACTCGGACTAACCGTTGTTTTAAGCTTTCTTTTTGTTGCGTTGGCTGCCCGTAGAATCGTAAAACCGGTCACTTCTTTAACGGAAGCGACAAAGAAAATTTCCGATGGTTTTTTTGATATTGAATTGAATGTCAAACGCAGAGATGAGATCGGACAGCTTGCCCAACACTTCACATCCATGAGCAAAGACCTTCGGCAGCTGGAAGCGATGCGCCAAGAATTTGTCTCCAATGTCTCCCATGAAATTCAGTCTCCACTCTCGACGATTCGCGGCATCACACAGACACTGCAGCAATCGGAATTGGAAAAGGAACAAAAGCAAAAGTACCTGCAGATCGTAGAAAAAGAAAGCACTCGACTCTCCACATTAAGCAAACAATTGCTCACGTTGTCTTACTTGGACAACGAAGAGAAAATCATCGATAAACACCCCGTTGATATCCAGCAACAACTCAAGGACATTATGCAAACGCTTCGTTTTCATTGGCAGGAGAAGGAATTGTATATTGAAATCAATGGAGCAACGGAAAAGGCGATGGGGGATGCGAACTTACTGTATCAAGTCTGGATGAACTTGATGACAAATGCGATTAAATATAGTGACATCGGTGGTGACATCCATATTAACATGCAACGGGTGAATGAAATGGTGAACATTACCATTCAAGACTATGGCGTCGGCATGAAACCGGGCGAAGTCGGAAAAGTATTCGAACGTTTTTATAAAGGTGACCAAGCGCGTACGCCGGGAAATGGCAGCACCGGTCTCGGACTCGCGATCGTGAAAAAAATCATCGATCTCCATAGCGGAGAGATCGATGTGGAGAGTAATCCCGAGGAAGGGACAAAAGTGAACGTACGCTTAGAAGCAACGAGGTAA
- the tlp gene encoding small acid-soluble spore protein Tlp yields MPKPDDRSDNPERIERNIGHTMQNMNEAKDYVKAHADEMGEEQKQQIEEKNERREESIEAMRDEIKDEARDQQRD; encoded by the coding sequence ATGCCAAAACCGGACGATCGTTCCGACAACCCGGAAAGAATTGAAAGAAATATTGGCCATACGATGCAAAATATGAATGAGGCAAAGGATTACGTAAAAGCCCACGCTGATGAAATGGGCGAAGAACAAAAGCAACAAATTGAAGAAAAGAACGAGCGCCGCGAAGAAAGTATCGAAGCGATGCGCGATGAAATCAAAGATGAAGCGCGCGACCAACAGCGCGATTAA
- a CDS encoding ABC transporter ATP-binding protein — MTAKLLMEDLHVEFGTSDHATTILDSINFSIDAGEFVAITGPSGSGKSTLLSVAGTLLTPTNGHLLLDGQSLTRLNAKESANVRLHQIGFIFQSAHLIPYLNVVDQLLYIGKIAKTPKQQARKRADELLEMLGLDLRRRHYPVHLSGGERQRVAIARAWMNDPQLLLADEPTASLDASRGQEVVESLATQVRQQQKAAVMVTHDTRLFHFCDRVITLSDGKVDQVENGDDRSK; from the coding sequence ATGACAGCAAAACTTTTAATGGAAGATTTACACGTTGAATTTGGAACAAGCGACCATGCTACGACCATTTTAGACAGTATAAATTTTTCGATTGATGCCGGGGAATTCGTGGCCATTACCGGTCCATCAGGGTCGGGTAAAAGCACACTTTTGTCGGTGGCAGGCACACTTCTCACGCCAACTAACGGCCATTTGCTTCTCGATGGCCAGTCTCTGACACGTTTAAATGCGAAAGAAAGCGCGAATGTACGCTTACATCAAATTGGGTTTATTTTTCAGTCCGCCCACTTGATCCCTTATCTAAACGTTGTGGATCAATTGCTCTATATCGGAAAAATTGCTAAAACCCCGAAACAACAAGCAAGAAAACGCGCCGACGAGCTATTGGAAATGCTTGGTTTGGATCTTCGCCGCCGCCATTACCCCGTTCATTTATCAGGAGGGGAACGTCAACGGGTCGCCATCGCGCGTGCATGGATGAATGATCCGCAATTGCTGCTTGCCGATGAGCCGACCGCGAGCCTGGATGCCTCCAGAGGGCAGGAAGTAGTGGAATCTTTAGCCACCCAAGTCAGACAACAGCAAAAAGCAGCCGTTATGGTTACGCATGATACCCGTTTATTTCACTTTTGCGATCGTGTGATCACTCTTTCAGACGGGAAGGTGGACCAAGTTGAGAATGGGGATGATAGGTCAAAATAA
- a CDS encoding ABC transporter permease: MFLAIRELLYFKLRYMMVALIIFLLSFLVLFVSGLAQGLADDNASSIINMDEEAEYFVIDEEAELQLTRSLVTDEDQQTVDDTLEEAQILGIHQGTIQDETETITDVAKFYVDHDSALFPEVVEGQRPAEQGEVLADISIQEEGYSVGDEFQEDTTEEIFSISGFTNDQRYSHTPVLYMTEDDWLDLSGGDELLASALVLPDTGDDVVNTLNNEMDDAEVVTIQDSLSGIPGYSEEQGSLWMMIIFLFIISAFVVAAFFYVITIQKLTQFGILKALGAKVSGLAGTILTQVGIVAIVSVGAGIGATFLAAALLPADMPFMLPINLVAILAGVFILVAVIGSLLSLYKVKKVDALEAIGGMEA, from the coding sequence ATGTTTTTAGCGATTAGAGAGCTGCTATATTTTAAACTCCGCTATATGATGGTCGCGTTGATCATTTTTCTCTTATCTTTCTTAGTGTTATTTGTTTCCGGGCTTGCTCAAGGGCTTGCCGATGACAATGCTTCTTCGATTATAAATATGGATGAAGAAGCGGAATATTTCGTGATCGATGAAGAAGCAGAACTGCAACTCACACGCTCCTTGGTCACTGACGAAGATCAGCAAACGGTTGACGACACCTTGGAAGAAGCTCAAATCCTCGGTATCCACCAAGGAACCATTCAGGACGAAACAGAAACGATCACAGATGTGGCAAAATTTTACGTTGATCATGACTCCGCACTATTTCCGGAGGTTGTCGAAGGGCAAAGGCCAGCTGAGCAAGGGGAAGTACTGGCCGATATATCCATTCAAGAAGAAGGATATAGCGTTGGCGATGAATTTCAGGAAGATACGACGGAAGAGATTTTTTCGATCTCTGGATTCACAAACGATCAAAGATACAGCCACACCCCTGTTCTGTACATGACCGAAGACGATTGGCTCGATTTAAGCGGCGGGGATGAATTGCTTGCCAGCGCGCTCGTTCTCCCGGACACCGGTGATGACGTCGTGAATACGTTAAATAACGAAATGGATGACGCGGAAGTCGTTACCATCCAAGATTCCCTTTCCGGCATTCCCGGCTACAGCGAGGAACAAGGATCGTTGTGGATGATGATTATCTTTTTATTTATCATCTCAGCGTTCGTCGTTGCTGCCTTTTTTTATGTCATTACCATCCAGAAGTTAACGCAGTTCGGAATCTTAAAGGCACTCGGTGCGAAGGTAAGCGGGTTGGCCGGCACGATTCTTACTCAGGTTGGGATCGTCGCCATTGTCAGTGTGGGCGCGGGCATCGGCGCTACTTTCCTTGCCGCGGCTCTATTGCCGGCAGACATGCCGTTTATGCTCCCAATTAATCTGGTCGCCATCCTTGCAGGTGTGTTTATTCTCGTTGCCGTCATCGGCTCTCTTCTTTCATTGTATAAAGTTAAAAAAGTTGATGCGCTTGAAGCGATCGGAGGGATGGAAGCATGA
- a CDS encoding penicillin-binding transpeptidase domain-containing protein yields MLEEQALITSDEAEAARAIDIEDQLDFTPANNDFAYQSFVDHVMEEVESIDGVETIDLYAAGFDIYTTIEPDAQQYAEAVIQSDEYIHQYPDEEHFQVGFTLLDTQTGAIRAIVGNRQENEAERGWNHATAASGQPGSTVKPLLDYGPAIDQLQWSTGEQIVDAPHEYSDGTTITNYSGNYSGSVSMREALVRSLNIPAVKAMQEVGLENAQSFAEGLGLSFENNIEESYALGGFQEGVSSLDMAGAYAAFGNGGRYNEPHSVRKIVFRDGQEIDLNPESERAMNDYTAYMISDMLKGVVTDSAGTGRRANVDGLPLAGKTGTSNFSQEERDRFGVPDGGVPDIWFNGYTTRYTAAVWTGYGDGRGSGYLAAGEEQQIARDIFRHIMTHVHAGEGTEDFPRPDSVCGDSELFVCGAEPTTPRQDDSSDRDSEQPEEENDVDDPLEEDTEEDIPDEPIEEAPDDDSVDEPIEEEEATDDSTEEEETEEESTEEEPAEEETDVPTEETPEDEAPEEPTEEEPEDDPNDSGENNGNDGDNGDGDEDADGEDAGNDENDEGDDTED; encoded by the coding sequence ATGTTGGAGGAACAAGCGCTCATTACAAGTGACGAAGCAGAGGCGGCCAGAGCCATAGATATTGAGGATCAACTGGATTTCACACCTGCAAATAATGACTTCGCTTACCAATCGTTTGTCGACCATGTCATGGAAGAGGTGGAGTCCATTGATGGGGTTGAGACCATCGACTTGTACGCCGCCGGGTTTGACATTTATACGACCATTGAACCGGATGCGCAACAATATGCGGAAGCTGTGATCCAAAGCGATGAATACATTCATCAATATCCGGACGAGGAACATTTCCAGGTTGGTTTCACCCTTTTGGATACCCAAACCGGAGCGATCCGCGCCATCGTCGGCAATCGACAAGAAAACGAGGCCGAAAGAGGCTGGAATCATGCAACAGCTGCCAGCGGCCAACCGGGGTCTACCGTAAAACCATTGCTGGATTATGGTCCGGCCATTGACCAATTGCAATGGTCCACCGGAGAGCAAATCGTCGATGCCCCGCACGAATATTCCGACGGTACAACGATTACAAACTATAGCGGCAACTATAGCGGCAGTGTTTCCATGCGCGAAGCTTTGGTGCGCTCATTAAATATTCCCGCGGTGAAAGCGATGCAGGAAGTCGGTCTTGAAAACGCCCAGTCCTTTGCGGAGGGCCTTGGACTTTCCTTTGAAAATAACATTGAGGAAAGCTACGCTTTGGGAGGCTTCCAGGAAGGGGTTTCGAGTTTGGATATGGCAGGTGCATACGCTGCCTTCGGAAACGGCGGGAGATACAATGAACCGCACAGCGTGCGCAAAATCGTTTTCCGAGACGGACAGGAAATTGACCTTAACCCGGAATCAGAACGCGCGATGAACGATTACACTGCCTATATGATATCGGATATGCTCAAGGGCGTCGTCACCGATTCCGCCGGAACCGGTCGGCGGGCAAATGTGGACGGTTTGCCCCTCGCCGGAAAAACAGGAACTTCAAATTTTTCCCAAGAAGAAAGAGATCGGTTTGGGGTCCCTGACGGTGGCGTTCCGGACATTTGGTTTAACGGTTATACGACCCGTTATACCGCTGCGGTATGGACAGGATACGGAGATGGACGCGGAAGCGGGTATTTAGCCGCTGGTGAAGAACAGCAAATCGCCAGGGATATATTCCGCCATATAATGACCCACGTCCACGCAGGGGAAGGAACAGAAGATTTCCCCCGCCCGGATTCCGTTTGCGGGGACAGCGAACTATTTGTTTGCGGAGCAGAGCCAACAACACCGCGGCAAGATGATTCTTCTGATCGCGATTCCGAACAACCGGAAGAAGAAAACGATGTAGATGACCCATTGGAAGAAGACACCGAAGAAGACATTCCTGACGAGCCGATTGAAGAAGCGCCGGATGACGACTCCGTCGATGAACCTATCGAAGAAGAAGAAGCGACGGATGATTCCACTGAAGAGGAAGAGACAGAAGAAGAATCCACGGAAGAAGAACCCGCGGAAGAGGAAACAGACGTACCAACAGAAGAAACACCGGAGGATGAAGCGCCGGAAGAACCAACGGAGGAGGAGCCCGAAGATGACCCCAATGATAGTGGGGAAAACAACGGGAATGACGGGGATAACGGGGACGGGGACGAGGATGCTGATGGCGAGGACGCCGGAAACGACGAAAACGATGAGGGGGATGACACAGAAGATTAG
- a CDS encoding MFS transporter, producing MNFRVFVLAVSAFVVGMVELIIGGILPLIAEDLNVSVAAAGQLITVFALIFAVSGPVLLSLTSKIERKRLYLSSLAVFFFANLFAYGSPNFEMLIAARVITAMSASLIIVLSLTIAPKIVKPAYRSRSIGIITMGVSSSLVLGVPIGVLIGDMFGWRMLFLLIALLTLVAGVIIFYFLEPIKPDHVTSLRQQMTSLKSKKIFSAHIVTLLILAGHYTLYGYFAPFLESTMQLEPFWVSVAFFVFGISAVTGGGVGGWLTDRIGPQRTVISFISLFAVILLLLPISTSSMLFPLVLVIWGMLSWSIAPAQQSYLIQTAPETSDIQQSVNTSALQFGIATGSGFGGLVVQQTSVEATAWAGSLLVILALGFALYSFRKPAGDTKPARQE from the coding sequence ATGAACTTTCGTGTGTTTGTCCTTGCCGTATCAGCATTCGTCGTTGGCATGGTTGAATTGATTATAGGGGGAATATTGCCGTTGATCGCCGAAGATCTAAACGTTTCCGTCGCGGCGGCCGGCCAGCTGATCACCGTTTTCGCCCTTATATTTGCCGTTTCGGGTCCTGTGTTGCTGTCTCTCACATCAAAAATCGAGCGAAAACGTTTATATTTAAGCTCGCTTGCTGTTTTCTTTTTCGCAAACCTCTTTGCTTACGGAAGCCCGAATTTCGAAATGCTGATTGCCGCTCGAGTAATAACAGCGATGAGTGCTTCCTTAATCATCGTTCTGTCGCTTACGATTGCACCGAAAATCGTCAAACCTGCGTACCGTTCCCGCAGTATCGGGATTATCACGATGGGCGTGAGCTCTTCCCTCGTATTGGGTGTTCCGATCGGGGTATTAATCGGCGATATGTTTGGATGGCGGATGCTCTTTCTATTAATCGCGCTGCTAACCTTGGTCGCAGGTGTCATCATTTTTTATTTTCTCGAACCGATCAAACCTGATCATGTCACCTCTTTACGCCAACAAATGACATCGTTGAAAAGTAAAAAAATCTTCAGTGCCCACATCGTCACATTATTGATCCTTGCCGGCCATTACACACTTTATGGGTATTTTGCCCCGTTTTTGGAGTCCACCATGCAGTTGGAACCGTTTTGGGTGAGCGTCGCCTTTTTCGTATTTGGGATATCCGCGGTGACCGGGGGCGGCGTCGGTGGATGGTTAACAGACCGGATTGGCCCGCAACGGACCGTGATTTCTTTTATTAGCTTGTTCGCGGTCATACTGTTACTCCTGCCGATCTCCACTTCATCCATGCTTTTTCCCCTCGTGCTTGTCATCTGGGGAATGTTAAGTTGGTCGATCGCGCCCGCGCAGCAAAGCTACCTAATTCAAACGGCACCGGAAACATCGGATATCCAACAAAGTGTGAACACGTCCGCCTTGCAGTTCGGGATCGCCACCGGATCCGGTTTCGGTGGGCTTGTCGTCCAGCAAACATCCGTGGAGGCCACCGCTTGGGCCGGGAGCCTGCTTGTGATACTGGCGCTCGGTTTTGCGCTTTATTCTTTTCGGAAACCGGCCGGAGACACGAAACCGGCGAGACAGGAGTGA
- a CDS encoding response regulator transcription factor — MISLLLADDDSHLREFVGGDLENEGYRVYPAEDGEVALSILEKNNIHLAIVDVMMPNVDGFTLCEDIRSLYDIPVLMLTARGELEDKAKGFAAGTDDYVTKPFERKELIFRIKALLRRFQFVNQETIAIGDVTIDRRSFEVACNGKTMMLPMKEFDLLAQLASFPNQTFTREMLIEIIWGRDFTGDDRTVDVHVKRLRERFSEETDAFSIRTIRGVGYKMEVHR; from the coding sequence ATGATTTCATTATTACTCGCGGATGACGACTCCCATCTACGGGAATTTGTTGGTGGCGATCTTGAAAATGAAGGCTATCGCGTCTATCCGGCTGAAGATGGCGAGGTTGCTTTATCGATCCTTGAAAAAAATAACATCCATTTGGCCATTGTTGACGTTATGATGCCGAATGTCGATGGTTTCACTTTATGTGAAGACATCCGCTCTTTGTATGATATTCCCGTATTAATGCTGACCGCGAGGGGAGAACTGGAAGACAAAGCGAAAGGCTTTGCGGCAGGAACGGATGATTATGTCACAAAGCCATTCGAGCGCAAGGAACTGATTTTTCGTATAAAAGCGTTGCTTCGCCGCTTTCAGTTTGTGAATCAGGAAACGATCGCGATCGGCGATGTGACGATTGATCGCAGAAGTTTCGAAGTGGCGTGTAATGGAAAAACGATGATGTTGCCGATGAAAGAATTTGATCTCCTTGCTCAACTGGCGAGTTTTCCGAACCAAACGTTCACACGCGAAATGTTAATTGAAATCATTTGGGGCCGCGACTTCACGGGGGATGATCGTACCGTCGATGTTCACGTCAAACGATTGCGCGAACGATTTTCGGAAGAGACAGATGCTTTTTCAATCCGGACAATTCGCGGTGTCGGGTATAAAATGGAGGTTCACCGTTGA